A region of the Muricauda sp. MAR_2010_75 genome:
GGAGGTTCAACAAACCTAATTATCCATTTGATAGCCATTGCGGGTAGAATGGGAGTTCCCTTAAAACTGGAGGATTTTGATGATTTAGGAAGCAAAATCCCGTTGTTGGTCAATCTAATGCCCTCTGGAAAACATTTAATGGAAGATTATTTTTATGCAGGTGGGCTATCCGTTGTTTTGAAAGAATTGAAATCCAAACTCCATACAACCATCACTGCGAATGGCAAATCCCATCATGAGAATTGTGAAAAAGCAGTTTGTTACAATGAAGAGGTTATTTCCAAGTACGAAACCCCATTCCAAAAAGATGCCGGTATTGCTGTTTTAAAAGGCAATTTATGTGAGAATGGTGCTGTGATAAAACCATCAGCGGCCACACCTGAACTGATGAAGCATCGGGGAAAGGCTGTGGTATTTACCAGTATGGACGATTACCATGCCCGGGTGGATGACCCCGATTTGGACATTGACGCAGATAGTGTGATCGTACTTCAAAATGTAGGACCCAAAGGGTATCCCGGCATGCCGGAAGTGGGAAATGTAGACCTACCCGAAAAATTGATCATGCAGGGGGTGAAGGACATGGTTCGTATTTCGGATGGTAGGATGAGTGGAACCGCTTATGGAACGGTTATCTTGCACGTGTCACCTGAATCGGCCATAGGAGGTAACCTTGCCTTGGTTCAAAATGGCGATTATATTGAACTCGATGTTGAGAACAGACGGTTGCACCTTGATGTTTCCCCCGAAGAATTGGAAAAAAGAAGGGCGGCATGGTCACCACCAGCACCTCACACAGATCGGGGCTATGTAAAAATTTATTTGAACCATGTGGAACAAGCAGAAAAAGGAGCTGATCTTGATATTTTGGTGGGAGGCTCAGGTAGTGTGGTAAAAGGAGATCTCCATTGATAATCCTCAAAATATAACCATCCATATATGTTAGTTGTTTATTTACTGTTGAGTATTGCTCTTATCATTTTTATGATCAATTATTTGCGGCTTCATCCTTTTTTGGCCCTTTTTATGGTAGCTGTGTTTTTCGGCTTTGCAGCCGGAATGGATTATAGCCTTATTTTGGATACGATCAATGATGGTTTTGGAGGAACTCTTGGAAAGATTGGTTTGGTTATCATATTTGGGGTGATCATTGGAGCTTTTTTGGAAAATACAGGAGGTGCTTATGCCCTCGCAGAAGCGGTCATAAAAATTGTAGGGAAAAAGCGGGTTGCTGCTGCTATGGGAATCTTGGGATATTTTGTATCCATTCCGGTTTATGCAGATAGCGGTTTCATTTTACTTTCCCCATTGAACAAGAGTTTGTCCAAAAAAGCAGGAATCAGTTTGGCGGGTTCAGCTGTTGCATTGGCCATGGGGTTAACGGTAACTCATAATTTGGTGCCTCCAACACCTGGTCCCATTGCTGCAGCGGGTATTTTAAATGCTGATTTAGGTTTGGTTTTGGCCTTGGCCATTCCAATTAGTATATTGGCGTTGGTCATGGCATTGGTTTTTGCCACCAAGTTTGCCGCTAAAACCTATATTGAGCCGAACCCTGATATTTCTCAGGAAAGCATAGACCTTAAAATGAAAACGGCACCGTCCGCTTTTAAAGCATCTTTGCCCATTGTGGTACCCATCATCTTGATTATGATCAATTCAAGAATGAAAACCATTGATGCTCAGGAAATTGCTGATTGGCAATCCTTTCTTCAATTTTTGGGAGAACCGGTAATTGCCTTGGTCATTGGTATGTTTTTGGCTTTTTCACTACCCAAAAAGCTAAAAAAAGAATTAATATCTACAGAGGGGTGGGTTGGCAAGGCCCTAAAAGAATCGGCCAATATTTTGTTGATAACAGGTGCAGGAGGTGTTTTTGGGAAGATGCTCCAAAATTCAGGCATTGCCGATGTAATGGGAGAAGCTTTGAGTGACCTGAACCTTAGCTTTTTCCTGCCTTTTTTGATAGCCTCGGCTATAAAATTGGCCCAAGGCTCCTCTACGGTAGCTTTGATTACCACAGCGTCCATTATGCTACCCATGATGCCAAGTTTGGGTATGGAAAGTGAAATGGACAAAGCTTTGTTGGTAGTCTCTATTGGTGCGGGATCCATGGTGGTCTCCCATGCCAATGACAGTTTTTTCTGGGTAATGACCCAAATGAGTGGAATGAATGTCAGCCAGGGGTACAAGTTTCAAAGTTTAGGAACCTTGGTCGTTGGTCTGACCTCGATAATTGCAATATTAATCATAAGTCTATTTGTAAATTAAAACCATGAAAGTTTATCGAACATCAAAAGGGATTGTACTTCAAGCAGAAGGAAAATACTACTTGAGTGACGCAAGTTGGGATGAATTCATCAATGATGATTCTCTTTTTCAGAAGTGCAAATCCATAGTTAGTCAAAATCAACCCATTGAAAATGGTCCAGAATTGATTTCCGATCATTTGTTGAAACCTATCGAGAATCAGGAGATTTGGGCAACGGGCGTTACGTATTTCAACAGCAAAATGGGGCGTCAGGAGGAAGCCAAGGAAGCTGGCGGTAGCGATTTCTACGAACGTGTGTACAATGCAGAACGACCAGAGTTGTTCTTCAAATCCACAGCAGCAAGGGCCGTTGGTCATTTAGAGAAAGTAGCTATTCGGGACGACTCCACTTGGGACGTGCCAGAACCTGAGCTTACACTGTGCATTACTTCGTCTGGAAAGATTGTGGGGTATACCATAGGCAACGACATGAGCAGCAGAAGTATTGAAGGAGAAAACCCTTTATATCTTCCTCAGGCGAAAAATTATGACCGAAGTGCCGCTATTGGTCCCTGTATTCTGGTTACCGACGGTCCTTTTCCACAAGATGCCAAGATCTATTTGGATATCGTGCGAAATGGAGAAAAGGTTTTTTCAGGTGAAATTGGAATAGATCAAATAGTGCGCAAGTTTGAGGATATTGTTAAGTATCTTTACAAACATACTACCTATCCTTACGGATGTTTTTTAATGACAGGAACTGGTATCGTGCCTGGAACGGATTTTACGTTGGCACAGAATGATGAAATCAATATTACCATTGATAATATAGGAACATTAACAAACACAATCGGATAAATTAATCCCAAAACATGCAATTACAAGGCAAGAATTACCTAGGAAATGAGAAATCGGCCTTAGGGGCCAACAATTTTTATGGAATTAACCCTAGTACCGGGGAAAATCTGGAAACAGCCTTCACAGAGGCTATTGAAGAAGAAATAAATATAGCCGTTGAAAAGGCCGAGAAGGCCTTCAAGGTCTATAAAAATAAATCAGGGGCAGAAAAAGCAGCCTTTTTGGATGCCATAGCTGACGAAATATTGGCCCTTGGTGACCCCTTGGTACAACGCGCCTGCGCAGAAACTGGACTCCCAGAAGGAAGAATTACGGGAGAAAGAGGCAGGACCATGGGGCAAATGAAACTGTTCGCTACCGTTTTACGTGAAGGATCGTGGGTCGATGCAAGAATTGATGAGGCCATCCCAGACAGGCAGCCCTTACCGCGAGTGGATATCCGAAGTATGTTGCGCCCATTGGGCCCAGTAGCTGTATTTGGTGCAAGTAACTTCCCATTGGCATTTTCAGTGGCAGGTGGTGACACCGCCAGTGCATTGGCAGCTGGTTGTCCAGTGGTGGTAAAAGCGCACCCAGCGCACCCCGGAACTTGCGAATTGGTGGCTGAAGCTATCATTGCAGCAGCTAAAAAGACAGGAATGCCTGATGGTGTTTTTTCCATGGTACATGGTATCTCCCATGAAGTGGGAATGGGCTTGGTAGGCCATAGTGGTATCCACGCGGTCGGCTTTACCGGTTCCCTTGGTGGAGGTAGAGCATTGTTTGATGCAGCTTCTAGACGTGTGAATCCAATTCCCGTTTATGCAGAAATGGGAAGTACCAATCCTGTGTTTATTTTACCGGGAGCCATGGCCGAAAAAGGCGAAGAACTTAGTCAACAACTTCATGGTTCCTTCACATTGGGTGTTGGACAGTTTTGTACCAACCCCGGAGTGGTCATTGCCCATGAATCTGAAGAAACCAAGGCTTTTAAGACCTCATTGACCAGTTTGGTGGCAGAATCCAATTCATCAGCGATGCTTACGTCTGGAATTCACAATGCTTTTGATGGTGGCGTAAAAGAACTGTCGTCACAGCAGGGAGTTGAATTCTTGGCAAAAGGTGCCGATGCGGGAGGAAATCATGGAAATGCCAATTTGTTTGCCACGGAGGGCAAAAACTTCTTGTCCAATACGCTGTTGGAAGAAGAGGTTTTTGGTCCATCAACCTTATTGGTGAATACTTCGGATAACAATGAAATGCTCGAAATAGCCCGGAACCTTCATGGCCATTTAACGGCAACCATTCATGGTACCGAGGAAGATCTATTGAACAACAAGGAGCTTATCGATATTTTAGAGGAAAAAGTGGGACGTTTGTTGATCAATGGATTCCCAACAGGGGTTGAAGTATGTCATGCCATGGTTCATGGTGGTCCTTATCCCGCTACAACAGACTCAAGGTCCACCTCTGTGGGAACAAAGGCCATTGAGCGTTTTGCGCGACAAGTTTGCTACCAAAACTTTCCAGATGCCCTTTTGCCCGATGAATTAAAACAAGAAAATCCATTGCAGATCATGCGATTGGTCAACGGGGAGAAAAAGAGATAAATCTTCTTAAAACTTGATTGTATAAAATGAAAAAACTCCGGTAATCAGCCGGAGTTTATTCATCAATCAAAAAACGAACAGTCATGATAAACTGTTGTAGGTATCCAAATTACAACTTTCCTGCCAAAAAAACAATTTAAGACTAGTTTAACTGTAATTTGCGGTGTAAATTTTACAATTTACCCTAAATATGTCTTTAAAATCTTACTTCTGGACGTATGTTTTAAACGTCTAATGGCCTTTTCCTTGATTTGACGAACACGTTCCCTAGTCAAGTCAAAAGTCTCACCAATCTCCTCCAAGGTCATGGAATGTTGTCCGGCCAACCCGAAGTAAAGCCTTATAACATCAGCCTCTCTAGGGGTCAAGGTCTCCAAAGCACGCTCAATTTCAGTGCGTAAGGATTCGTGCAATAACTCTTTATCTGGATTCGGAGATTCCCCACTTCGCAATACATCGTACAAGTTGGAATCCTCACCATCGATCAACGGAGCATCCATGGATACGTGTCGACCTGAGTTTTTCAAAGATTGCTTCACATCCTCAACGGTCATGTCCAATTCTTTGGCAATTTCCTCTGCAGAAGGCACACGCTCATGAGCTTGCTCCAAGAAAGCAAATGTCTTATTGATTTTGTTGATGGAACCGATTTTGTTCAACGGCAAACGCACAATACGGGATTGTTCGGCCAATGCCTGTAGAATGGATTGACGAATCCACCAAACGGCATAGGAAATGAACTTAAATCCACGGGTTTCATCAAAACGCTGTGC
Encoded here:
- a CDS encoding IlvD/Edd family dehydratase: MKANKKDLRSKEWFGSNDKMGFVHRSWLRNQGYPDDMFRGKPVIGICNTWSELTPCNGHLREFSEIVKKGVLEAGGFPLEFPVMSLGETIMRPTTMLFRNLASMDVEESIRANPLDGIVLLTGCDKTTPSTIMGACSVDLPTIVVPGGPMLNGKFRGGEIGSGSFNWMIKEKQKKDKFTDEDFLEAEICAARSAGHCNTMGTASTMATMAEALGLTLPGASAIPAVDARKKVMAQLSGRRIVEMVNEDLTLSKILTREAFENAIVVNAAVGGSTNLIIHLIAIAGRMGVPLKLEDFDDLGSKIPLLVNLMPSGKHLMEDYFYAGGLSVVLKELKSKLHTTITANGKSHHENCEKAVCYNEEVISKYETPFQKDAGIAVLKGNLCENGAVIKPSAATPELMKHRGKAVVFTSMDDYHARVDDPDLDIDADSVIVLQNVGPKGYPGMPEVGNVDLPEKLIMQGVKDMVRISDGRMSGTAYGTVILHVSPESAIGGNLALVQNGDYIELDVENRRLHLDVSPEELEKRRAAWSPPAPHTDRGYVKIYLNHVEQAEKGADLDILVGGSGSVVKGDLH
- a CDS encoding GntP family permease, producing MLVVYLLLSIALIIFMINYLRLHPFLALFMVAVFFGFAAGMDYSLILDTINDGFGGTLGKIGLVIIFGVIIGAFLENTGGAYALAEAVIKIVGKKRVAAAMGILGYFVSIPVYADSGFILLSPLNKSLSKKAGISLAGSAVALAMGLTVTHNLVPPTPGPIAAAGILNADLGLVLALAIPISILALVMALVFATKFAAKTYIEPNPDISQESIDLKMKTAPSAFKASLPIVVPIILIMINSRMKTIDAQEIADWQSFLQFLGEPVIALVIGMFLAFSLPKKLKKELISTEGWVGKALKESANILLITGAGGVFGKMLQNSGIADVMGEALSDLNLSFFLPFLIASAIKLAQGSSTVALITTASIMLPMMPSLGMESEMDKALLVVSIGAGSMVVSHANDSFFWVMTQMSGMNVSQGYKFQSLGTLVVGLTSIIAILIISLFVN
- a CDS encoding fumarylacetoacetate hydrolase family protein, which gives rise to MKVYRTSKGIVLQAEGKYYLSDASWDEFINDDSLFQKCKSIVSQNQPIENGPELISDHLLKPIENQEIWATGVTYFNSKMGRQEEAKEAGGSDFYERVYNAERPELFFKSTAARAVGHLEKVAIRDDSTWDVPEPELTLCITSSGKIVGYTIGNDMSSRSIEGENPLYLPQAKNYDRSAAIGPCILVTDGPFPQDAKIYLDIVRNGEKVFSGEIGIDQIVRKFEDIVKYLYKHTTYPYGCFLMTGTGIVPGTDFTLAQNDEINITIDNIGTLTNTIG
- a CDS encoding aldehyde dehydrogenase (NADP(+)) is translated as MQLQGKNYLGNEKSALGANNFYGINPSTGENLETAFTEAIEEEINIAVEKAEKAFKVYKNKSGAEKAAFLDAIADEILALGDPLVQRACAETGLPEGRITGERGRTMGQMKLFATVLREGSWVDARIDEAIPDRQPLPRVDIRSMLRPLGPVAVFGASNFPLAFSVAGGDTASALAAGCPVVVKAHPAHPGTCELVAEAIIAAAKKTGMPDGVFSMVHGISHEVGMGLVGHSGIHAVGFTGSLGGGRALFDAASRRVNPIPVYAEMGSTNPVFILPGAMAEKGEELSQQLHGSFTLGVGQFCTNPGVVIAHESEETKAFKTSLTSLVAESNSSAMLTSGIHNAFDGGVKELSSQQGVEFLAKGADAGGNHGNANLFATEGKNFLSNTLLEEEVFGPSTLLVNTSDNNEMLEIARNLHGHLTATIHGTEEDLLNNKELIDILEEKVGRLLINGFPTGVEVCHAMVHGGPYPATTDSRSTSVGTKAIERFARQVCYQNFPDALLPDELKQENPLQIMRLVNGEKKR
- a CDS encoding RNA polymerase sigma factor RpoD/SigA, whose amino-acid sequence is MRQLKITKQVTNRETASLDKYLQEIGKVDLITADEEVELAQRIKAGDQVALEKLTKANLRFVVSVAKQYQNQGLTLPDLINEGNLGLIKAAQRFDETRGFKFISYAVWWIRQSILQALAEQSRIVRLPLNKIGSINKINKTFAFLEQAHERVPSAEEIAKELDMTVEDVKQSLKNSGRHVSMDAPLIDGEDSNLYDVLRSGESPNPDKELLHESLRTEIERALETLTPREADVIRLYFGLAGQHSMTLEEIGETFDLTRERVRQIKEKAIRRLKHTSRSKILKTYLG